The Malus domestica chromosome 06, GDT2T_hap1 genome has a segment encoding these proteins:
- the LOC103437835 gene encoding NAC domain-containing protein 100 encodes MENVPAGIVEEEDHIDLPPGFRFHPTDEELISHYLHKKVIDTSFSCKAIGEVDLNKSEPWELPWKAKMGEKKWYFFCVRDRKYPTGLRTNRATEAGYWKATGKDKEIYRGKFLVGMKKTLVFYKGRAPKGEKSNWVIHEYRLDGKFSVHNLPKTAKNEWVICRVFEKNSGGKKIHISGFVSVGSLGNEIGPSGLPPLMDSSPYSAAKAKPASESHYVPCFSNPDPTDVQRNQGNIFDYMNNNTLFGVSSNTSNSFPIIPFPNSFYSAHNAPISPNFQFPCSNLLQDQSILRALFENNAANMRQHSFKTEREMVSVSQETGLTSDMNTEISSVMSNLDMSRRPFGDQDPPAAAAGLDNFWNY; translated from the exons atggaaaaCGTTCCAGCTGGGATTGTTGAGGAGGAGGATCATATCGATTTGCCGCCAGGATTCCGATTCCATCCAACCGATGAAGAGCTTATTTCTCACTACTTGCACAAGAAGGTGATCGATACCAGCTTCTCTTGTAAAGCAATTGGGGAGGTGGACTTGAACAAGTCGGAGCCTTGGGAATTGCCTT GGAAAGCGAAAATGGGAGAAAAGAAGTGGTACTTTTTTTGTGTGAGAGACAGAAAGTACCCAACTGGTCTGAGGACAAACAGGGCGACAGAAGCCGGATACTGGAAAGCTACAGGGAAGGATAAGGAGATTTACAGAGGAAAATTTCTGGTTGGGATGAAGAAAACCTTGGTTTTCTACAAAGGAAGAGCTCCCAAAGGAGAAAAAAGTAACTGGGTGATCCATGAATATAGATTGGATGGTAAATTCTCTGTCCACAACCTCCCCAAAACTGCAAAG AATGAATGGGTGATCTGCAGGGTTTTTGAAAAGAATTCTGGTGGCAAGAAAATCCATATTTCTGGATTTGTGAGTGTGGGTTCTCTCGGAAATGAAATCGGTCCTTCTGGCTTACCGCCATTGATGGATTCTTCGCCCTATAGCGCCGCCAAGGCCAAACCTGCTTCCGAGTCCCATTACGTGCCCTGCTTCTCCAACCCTGATCCCACTGATGTTCAAAGAAACCAAGGGAATATTTTTGATTACATGAACAACAATACTCTCTTTGGTGTTTCTTCAAACACTTCCAACTCTTTCCCAATAATCCCATTTCCCAATTCATTCTACTCTGCTCATAATGCTCCAATTTCGCCGAATTTTCAGTTCCCGTGTTCAAATTTACTGCAAGATCAGTCCATCTTGCGggccttgtttgaaaacaatGCAGCAAACATGAGGCAGCATAGCTTCAAAACAGAGAGAGAAATGGTGAGTGTGTCCCAAGAAACCGGCCTCACAAGCGATATGAACACTGAAATCTCTTCAGTCATGTCAAATCTTGACATGTCAAGAAGGCCATTTGGTGATCAAGATCCTCCAGCTGCAGCAGCAGGCCTGgataatttttggaattattAA